One window from the genome of Gemmatimonadota bacterium encodes:
- a CDS encoding S8 family serine peptidase has protein sequence MSGSRDPKWLGPDAIKVHPRLRMIRNGSRTVNTIRAEHAGCLRVRGATTTPRLRGDAAAPLVLRDADKLSGKLRKRKLRSVPAGIDVSMFVTLSDDAAGWAGDFSARTANLRTTTRPLNALGQLLDDPYVQFLEPGEALKAPTPLVHGGSPAAPAVDRWRVGSAAAHHDGAGVLIGIIDVQGFDFAHADFLDESGGTRWARIWDQGGSARPSPAGRSEARGDGLRGFDYGAEFTRADLDAAIAASAGLGVPAQEIERQSQTVPGSHGTHVASIAGGNRGICRKALLAGVLVDLTDEDMDRRRSFYDSTRVAEAIEYLLALSFELGPMPVSINISLGTNGHAHDASSALSRWIDSALSTRGRAVSVAAGNAGQENPLFEGDVGFVMGRIHASGRVPAAGLTRDLRWRVVGNRIADLSENELEIWHPAQDRFSVQVKPPEQDWLPPVRPGQFIENHQLGDGSYVSVYNELYHHANGENYVGVYLSPLLSREAIVGVPAGEWIVRLIGEEIHDGFFHAWIERDDPRRLGPFGEREAWRFPSFFEEGTYVDDSTVSSLACGLRVLSVANLDAERGRVSPTSSQGPTRDGRLKPDIAAPGTGIVAARGFDPEAAWVGMSGTSMASPFVCGVAALMLAVDSELSAAQIHGIMRRTARPLPGADFRWRNDAGFGEIDAERCVAEAESLRQRTDVTP, from the coding sequence ATGTCCGGTTCGCGTGACCCCAAGTGGCTTGGCCCCGACGCGATCAAGGTTCACCCGCGCCTGCGCATGATCCGGAACGGCAGCCGGACCGTCAACACGATCCGCGCCGAGCACGCCGGCTGCCTGCGCGTCCGCGGCGCCACCACCACGCCCCGTCTGAGAGGGGACGCCGCCGCGCCGCTGGTCTTGCGGGACGCCGACAAGCTGTCCGGGAAGCTCCGCAAGAGGAAACTGCGGAGCGTGCCCGCCGGAATCGACGTGAGCATGTTCGTCACGCTGTCCGACGACGCCGCGGGCTGGGCGGGCGACTTTTCGGCCCGGACAGCAAACCTGCGAACGACGACTCGGCCTTTGAACGCGCTCGGCCAACTCCTGGACGACCCCTACGTTCAGTTCCTGGAGCCCGGCGAGGCGCTGAAGGCTCCGACGCCGCTGGTGCATGGCGGGTCGCCGGCCGCGCCGGCGGTCGACCGCTGGCGCGTCGGGTCCGCCGCCGCGCACCACGACGGAGCGGGCGTCCTCATCGGGATCATCGACGTACAAGGCTTCGATTTCGCCCACGCCGACTTCCTCGATGAGAGCGGAGGAACGCGCTGGGCTCGAATCTGGGATCAGGGCGGCTCCGCGCGCCCGAGCCCGGCCGGGCGCAGCGAAGCCCGGGGCGATGGGCTGAGGGGATTCGACTACGGCGCCGAGTTCACCCGGGCCGACCTCGACGCCGCAATAGCCGCCTCGGCCGGGCTGGGCGTGCCGGCGCAGGAAATCGAGCGGCAGAGCCAGACGGTACCCGGATCGCACGGCACGCACGTGGCCAGCATAGCCGGCGGCAACCGCGGCATCTGCCGGAAGGCGCTGCTCGCCGGCGTCCTGGTCGACCTGACCGACGAGGACATGGATCGACGCCGGTCGTTCTACGACTCGACGCGCGTGGCGGAGGCGATCGAATACCTCCTGGCCCTGTCGTTCGAGCTCGGTCCCATGCCCGTCTCGATCAACATAAGCCTGGGTACGAACGGACACGCCCACGACGCGAGCTCGGCGCTGAGCCGTTGGATCGACTCGGCGCTGTCGACGCGCGGCCGCGCCGTGTCCGTGGCCGCCGGGAACGCGGGGCAGGAGAACCCGCTGTTCGAAGGCGACGTGGGCTTCGTCATGGGCCGCATCCACGCCAGCGGCCGGGTGCCCGCGGCGGGACTGACCCGCGACCTGCGGTGGCGCGTCGTCGGCAACCGCATCGCGGATCTGTCGGAGAACGAGCTCGAGATCTGGCACCCGGCGCAGGACCGGTTCTCGGTGCAGGTCAAGCCGCCGGAGCAGGACTGGCTCCCGCCGGTACGGCCCGGACAGTTCATCGAGAATCACCAGCTCGGCGATGGCAGCTACGTGAGCGTCTACAACGAGCTGTACCACCACGCCAACGGTGAGAACTACGTCGGCGTATACCTCAGCCCGCTGCTGTCCCGAGAGGCGATCGTGGGGGTGCCGGCGGGCGAGTGGATCGTCCGCCTCATCGGCGAGGAGATCCACGACGGCTTCTTCCACGCGTGGATCGAGCGCGACGACCCCCGCCGCCTGGGACCCTTCGGCGAGCGTGAGGCGTGGCGGTTCCCGTCCTTCTTCGAGGAAGGCACCTACGTCGACGACTCGACCGTCAGCTCGCTCGCGTGTGGGCTGCGGGTGCTGTCGGTCGCCAACCTCGACGCTGAGCGCGGCCGCGTAAGCCCTACCTCCAGCCAGGGCCCCACGCGGGACGGACGCCTCAAGCCGGACATCGCGGCGCCGGGCACCGGGATCGTGGCGGCGCGCGGTTTCGATCCCGAGGCGGCGTGGGTCGGCATGTCCGGTACCAGCATGGCGAGCCCCTTCGTGTGCGGCGTGGCCGCTCTGATGCTCGCCGTGGACTCGGAGCTGAGCGCGGCCCAGATCCACGGCATCATGCGGCGCACGGCTCGACCGCTTCCCGGCGCCGACTTTCGCTGGCGAAACGACGCCGGCTTCGGCGAGATCGACGCGGAGCGTTGCGTGGCCGAAGCCGAATCGCTGCGACAACGCACGGACGTGACGCCATGA
- a CDS encoding zinc-dependent metalloprotease, with protein MLSAYASVARAIARAARLSLTLASSAVGVVLVLLTFASPFLGKADAAGLSVALVAQESDALPSIDEKTRGMDKRDGFLPVYWDADEGKIWLEVPSLEEELLYVESLAAGVGSNDIGLDRGQLGGERVVRFQRVGRRVLMVQPNYAYRAQTPSAAERRAVRDAFATSVLWGFEVAAEQDGRVLVDATDFVLRDAHDVSGTLDGTGQGSYRLEKSRSAPYLERTKGFPDNTEIEATLTFTGDDPGAWLRSVTPTPEALTVRQRHSFIRLPPPGYEPRESHPGAGFFGIAYADYAMPIDEPITKRFIARHRLEKRDPAAAVSEAVEPIVYYVDPGVPEPIRGALVDGAAWWAEAFEAAGYRDAFRVEILPDGADPMDVRYNVIQWVHRATRGWSYGASVSDPRTGEIIKGHVSLGSLRVRQDFLLAEGLLAPYERGDEAPPELAAMALARIRQLSAHEVGHTIGLAHNYIASAQGRASVMDYPHPLARLTDSGEIDLSDAYDSGVGEWDVVAVAYGYQDFAEGTDEPAALEEVISSARARGITFVSDQDARPAGSAHPQVHLWDNGTDAAAELERMMDVRRAALDRFGERAIRAGRPMATMEEALVPLYLHHRYQVDAAAKVLGGLEYSYALRGDGQAAPSPVPASAQRRALAALLRTLSPAELALPEGVATAIPPRPFTYGPHRELFDRWTGLTFDAVSPAAAAADVTLGMLLHGQRAARLIQQNAFDGSLPGLAEVMERLVDAAWDARPADAYQAEVARAVRRAVAEHLMAMVAGADAPQVRAEALLALEEVAARARRDADAAAVPADRAAGLLLARDLERFADDPEDFARPPSRVGPPPGSPIGEEAGWRR; from the coding sequence ATGCTCTCCGCATACGCCTCGGTGGCCCGCGCCATTGCCCGCGCCGCTCGACTTTCCCTGACCCTCGCATCGAGCGCGGTCGGCGTGGTACTCGTCCTGCTCACGTTCGCCTCACCCTTTCTGGGCAAGGCCGACGCGGCGGGGCTATCCGTCGCGCTCGTCGCGCAGGAGTCCGATGCCCTCCCGTCGATCGACGAGAAGACCCGTGGCATGGACAAGCGCGACGGCTTCCTGCCGGTCTACTGGGACGCGGACGAGGGCAAGATCTGGCTCGAGGTGCCATCGCTCGAGGAAGAGCTTCTCTACGTCGAGTCGCTCGCCGCGGGCGTGGGGTCGAACGACATAGGCCTGGACCGGGGGCAACTCGGCGGGGAGCGCGTGGTGCGGTTTCAGCGGGTGGGCAGGCGGGTGCTCATGGTCCAGCCCAACTACGCCTACCGCGCCCAGACGCCCAGCGCCGCCGAGCGCCGGGCGGTCAGGGACGCGTTCGCCACGTCGGTCCTGTGGGGCTTCGAGGTGGCGGCCGAGCAGGACGGCAGGGTCCTCGTCGACGCGACGGACTTCGTCCTGCGCGACGCCCACGACGTGAGCGGGACACTCGACGGCACGGGCCAGGGATCCTATCGGCTGGAGAAGAGCAGGAGCGCGCCGTACCTGGAGCGCACCAAGGGGTTTCCGGACAACACCGAGATCGAGGCCACGCTGACCTTCACGGGCGATGATCCGGGGGCGTGGCTGCGCTCCGTCACGCCCACGCCCGAGGCCCTCACGGTGCGCCAGCGGCACTCCTTCATCCGGCTGCCGCCGCCGGGCTACGAGCCTCGAGAGAGCCACCCGGGCGCCGGGTTCTTCGGCATCGCCTACGCCGACTACGCTATGCCCATCGACGAGCCGATCACCAAGCGCTTCATAGCCAGGCACAGGCTCGAGAAGCGTGACCCGGCGGCGGCCGTGAGCGAGGCCGTCGAGCCCATCGTCTACTACGTGGACCCGGGCGTGCCCGAGCCGATCCGAGGCGCGCTCGTGGACGGCGCGGCGTGGTGGGCCGAGGCCTTCGAGGCCGCCGGCTACCGGGACGCGTTTCGCGTGGAGATCCTGCCGGACGGCGCGGACCCGATGGACGTGCGCTACAACGTGATCCAGTGGGTGCACCGTGCCACGCGCGGCTGGAGCTACGGCGCCAGCGTGAGCGACCCGCGCACCGGCGAGATCATCAAGGGGCACGTGAGCCTGGGGTCGCTACGCGTCAGGCAGGACTTCCTGCTGGCCGAAGGACTGCTTGCGCCCTACGAACGGGGAGACGAGGCGCCCCCCGAGCTGGCCGCCATGGCGCTCGCGCGCATCCGCCAGCTCAGCGCGCACGAGGTGGGTCACACAATCGGCCTCGCCCACAACTACATCGCCAGCGCGCAGGGCCGCGCCTCGGTGATGGATTACCCGCACCCGCTCGCGCGGCTGACCGATTCCGGGGAGATCGACCTCTCCGACGCCTACGACTCGGGCGTGGGCGAATGGGACGTGGTCGCGGTGGCTTACGGCTATCAGGACTTCGCGGAAGGGACCGATGAGCCGGCGGCGCTGGAGGAGGTCATTTCCTCCGCCCGCGCGCGCGGCATCACGTTCGTGTCCGACCAGGACGCGCGCCCCGCGGGCAGCGCGCACCCGCAGGTGCACCTCTGGGACAACGGCACCGACGCGGCCGCCGAGCTCGAGCGCATGATGGACGTGCGCCGCGCGGCTCTCGACCGCTTCGGCGAGCGCGCCATCCGCGCGGGCCGCCCCATGGCCACCATGGAAGAGGCGCTCGTGCCGCTCTACCTGCACCATCGCTATCAGGTGGACGCGGCGGCCAAGGTGCTCGGGGGCCTGGAGTACTCCTACGCCCTGCGCGGAGACGGGCAGGCCGCGCCCAGCCCGGTACCCGCTTCGGCTCAGCGGCGGGCGCTGGCCGCATTACTGCGGACGCTCAGCCCCGCCGAGCTGGCGCTGCCCGAGGGCGTCGCGACCGCAATCCCGCCGCGCCCCTTCACGTACGGTCCGCACCGCGAGCTCTTCGACCGGTGGACCGGGCTGACCTTCGACGCGGTGTCGCCCGCCGCGGCCGCCGCGGACGTCACCCTCGGCATGCTCCTGCACGGGCAGCGCGCCGCGAGGCTGATCCAGCAGAACGCCTTCGACGGCTCCCTGCCGGGGCTGGCCGAGGTGATGGAGCGACTTGTCGACGCCGCGTGGGACGCGCGCCCCGCCGACGCCTATCAGGCCGAGGTCGCGCGCGCGGTGCGGCGCGCGGTGGCGGAGCACCTCATGGCCATGGTTGCCGGCGCGGACGCCCCGCAGGTCCGGGCCGAGGCATTGCTTGCGCTGGAAGAAGTAGCCGCGCGCGCCCGCCGTGACGCCGACGCCGCGGCCGTACCCGCGGACCGGGCGGCGGGCCTCCTGCTGGCGCGCGACCTGGAGCGCTTCGCGGACGACCCCGAGGATTTTGCCCGGCCACCGTCCCGCGTCGGTCCGCCGCCGGGCAGTCCGATCGGGGAGGAGGCCGGCTGGCGCCGTTGA
- a CDS encoding phosphoglycerate mutase family protein gives MFASCGGYGGGSTPAPAPAAAGERLIVAVRHAEKVDDGSRDPALTEAGVERAQALAALLAGAGVERVLSSDFIRTRDTAAPTATAAGVQIEIYDPRDIPGLAEALLAATERVILVVGHSNTTPALVAELTGQPADPMPEEEYDRLYRIIVRPDGFAAARVERY, from the coding sequence GTGTTCGCGTCCTGCGGCGGCTACGGAGGCGGGTCCACCCCGGCCCCGGCGCCGGCTGCGGCAGGCGAGCGGCTGATCGTCGCGGTGCGCCACGCCGAGAAGGTGGACGACGGGAGTCGCGATCCGGCCCTGACCGAAGCGGGCGTCGAGCGCGCGCAGGCGCTCGCGGCGTTGCTCGCGGGCGCTGGCGTGGAGCGGGTCCTGAGCAGCGACTTCATCCGCACCAGGGACACGGCGGCGCCCACCGCGACCGCCGCCGGGGTCCAGATCGAGATCTACGACCCGCGCGACATTCCCGGCCTGGCCGAGGCGTTACTGGCGGCCACCGAGCGGGTGATTCTGGTGGTCGGGCACTCCAATACGACGCCCGCGCTCGTGGCGGAGCTCACCGGTCAGCCGGCCGACCCCATGCCCGAGGAGGAGTACGACCGGCTGTACCGGATAATCGTCCGCCCCGACGGCTTCGCCGCCGCCCGGGTCGAGCGCTACTAG